GCAGCACATCAGTCTGCCTAGTGAACAAGTTTATAGTTATAGTAGCAAGGATATATAACCATGCATGGTCTAATACTCCTAAAGGAGACTGGGATAATCCGACTGGCGGATGGATCAAAGTCTTTCATGGTTCATGCGCACAGAATAGGGAACGAAGTCAAAATCATTGCACTCTGTCGAGTTAATTAGCCATATACCAAGGAGTCAACATTTCATAGCTGAATGATATATGtgataatttcataaatttgaattttaactgaCAAGCCTCACAAAATTTTATGTCTTGGCTTTAaagatttgaaatgtaatttacAAAACATATTTCAGCTAGTGCATTGAAAAAAGTTCTCAGATTCCAAATTCAGGCTTTATTGAAATGTTCAACTTTTGTATTTAAAGGTGTTGtgtagtatgtacatgtacatggctaTGCACACTATTTTTGGACAAAGGTTGAATTGGAGATATCCTTTATAAGAGGACATTTCCTGAAAGGGGACAAGTGCAAACATGACATATTGATACGTATGCTCTAAtcaaaatcttaattattttttaattcataattacTGTACATGAAGTCTTAATGTGTCAGGCCCTCTACTCCTCAAGTACAGTAAAGATAatgtaaattctttaaaaaatgtcctCAAGCTCTGTTAATTAAATagaggttttattttttattcaagtgCTTACAGCATATTCCAATTACTGGAAGGTACCAATACATTGAAGTGCGGCCCTTGTGCTTACATTACGGAAataattcagtattttttttcaatttttttttaacaaactctgatttattctatatttttgttgtattaTTTTAGGTAAACCACTGACATATGACAAGAACTTCAAAGGCCCTATCAAGGACAGGTATTAACTACATATATTAGTTAACCATATTTTGGTATAAAAGGTGTAAACCTTTTAAAACCTgaatttgtatatatatgatgttAGCAACAAATGTTAGAAGATCTTGCGATTTGTTTTTAGGTCCTGTACAGACATAATATGCTGCCTGTTGTTCCTGATTTTTATCGTCGGACTTGTTGTTGTGGCCTTCTTTGGTGAGTGGACATAtctatatactgtggaatcgtCAATTTCCTGGGAGACCAATGTTTGTGGCTTTcatgggtaacccttgcccatgCAAATTTTCATCCCCACAAATGcatatacaagcatttgtttaatatttatttatgaagTAGAACTTAGTGCTACCAATGAAATTACATCCTCACGAACCAGGAAATCTTTGGCTATATGTACCCACAAACATTGACCtccacaaataaaaatgattccacagtatctctTGGTACATGTGCTACTGGCCCTCAATTTTGAGTATTCTGGAGTAGGGTGCTTTGCTGgttaaaagataaagaaaaatgGAGGAgagtaaaatattgtttactttatacTCGCTACAGGATTGTGTTAACTTACCACAATGACTTTTATTGTACACATTTCATTTGAAAGTACATAATATGTAAAtcatcaatgtacatgtacctgtgctACTCAAAATGTGCATATACATTTGTTGTTGATTATCAAACATCAATGAATGATATTATAATAAGtttgctttattttatttaagaagtCTGTCTggtgaatattctttaatttacattctATTTTCAGCATTTAAGTATGGGGATCCTCGCCTGTTGGTCTACCCAGTAAACTCCAACAATGAAATCTGTGGATATGGCAAACAACTGTAAGCTAACTGTTCTTAAGCAGAATGTTTTAAATGCACCATGTTTGATTACTGTATTATCTTTAAGAGGACAGTCACTTTTTTTTCCAGGGGAAAGCCATACCTACTGTTCTTTGACCTGGTGGCCTGCGGTCGCATGGGTATGGGAGTCTTTGTCACAGGGTGCCCCACCCCACAGGTAACCCTCTCCCTAAAGTTATATAAATTCTTCATAAATGAATATCATAAATAGATACGTAAAGTTACATAAAGGAGGTTCTTATGCCAAAACTaaatatttgatcatataaTATGGCTATAGTACTTACATTAATTTAAAGCCGCGTAATTGGTCCAATTTTTTGGCTTATATACAGTAGGTATCAAATAATTATCCATACAAACCaactacagtaaaacttggttataAGCAAATATAGTCCAAGGGACTAATGGATTTACTtggatttactttgttatatccATTATTCGTTTTATCCATAAAACGAATTCCTAATAATAATTACTATAGCAAATTCACTATacacatgttttctttcaccagacgaGAATGTTGGCTATTTGAGGCTTAGAATGAAAACTCATTCTTCTGATACCTTTAATTAATCggattgtaaattgaaaaatttataactgcattataactgtaaaattttgcaaatatttgataaaaattttaaaactaatttaaacaaactttgcTGTATATCTCAGATTTCACCATATCTGTGTTCGTATGAAACGATTTTTTCTGTATCTTAGAAAATTATTGACATAAACATATGTACACCAGGAGAATCTGTGTGTTTTCAAagataaatttaagaaatattcaaagtatcCGTGAAATCTTCAGAATctacaaaatgataaaacaattaaccatacctgaaacactttaaaGAGTGATGGTTTAGTTGTCTAAGTGGCAAATATGCCAAATAAGAACTCAGTTTGTCAGCATTATGATATCAGAGTTCAAgcagtactgtagattcctaattaaatgcgaggaattaatatccgcgaaATTGCTGATTTTAAAATGCTTCCATTATTTCATGATTAAGAGTTGAGaattataaggaataaggagaaaagttccGCGtctgcgattttatattctcgcgatttgatgcaaaacagcaGTATCACGGAAATAAGTACTGgtgtaatataaggaatttacagtatgtcaAATTGAATGTAAACCTTCACGACTATACTGGTATAGGTAATAAAATGAGAACTTTTTTAATGCGTTCAGCTCTGGTTAATACtaactttgattttactttttacCCTTATCTTTATTACAGATATGTGTTGCCGCCTGTCCAACTGAAAACAAAGTGATAGTATCATTAACCGACACTGTAAACGATCTTAAGTACTGCAAAGATGATTTTGATGCAGCCTCAAGTTCAAAGGTATTCATGCAAGGAAGATGCACatgatgtttgtttttatcAGTTTAATAGAATCTTAAGAATTATCGGACAGAAATTAATGGAATTAATCATAAATATGGGTATTTTTTCAGTCAGTGGAAAATATTCTGAAAGATGAGGATTGTGCTGCCTACTGGTTTAAGAGTCAACCATGTAAGATTTAATTTGATCAGTCTCAAGAAATTAAAATACCATTTTCCCCCCTGCAAAATATGGCCCTTTTGaacttaaaattttgtattattgATGGGAAAAGTAAAGATGTGCATTGTTGGAGAAACTTTTGATGTGATGATTTTTTAGTAGTTATgtcccttttttattttttgtgtgcaTTAATGCATACTCTGCCATTATGTGTTGTAACTTAATGTCAAGTAAAGTGGAAGTGAGAGGAATGTGAGCTTGCTGACCTATTCTTCTGTTGTAGTGATTAATCGCTGTGTCCCTTCATTTCTGATTGATGTCTTGgagaaaggtaaaaatttaGCAACAGAAATTAGCAACTCAAATGCCAATGCCACAGATGCTAATGGAAACCCTTATAACAGTGCAGTGATGGAAGGCGGCCTTAGGTGAATATGGATTAATTGATGTTATAAAATGTTGATGTTGACAttattcaacattttaaaatcaaattgttaCACTGGAATTTTCTCATTTAAAGTGTGTATGGAACCTTCCTGAAAGCCAAAGAATATGGGGAGAAAATCATTGAGGATGTTGTCACAGCCTGGTGGATGATTCTGATGTAAGACCCCTTAGATTAATTTAGGTTCATTTTATTAGTTCACCTCAGCTGAAAGCTATAATATTgctattttatttgaattcattATTTGTCACCTTTATGGAATTAACAGAGGCCTGATCCTGGCGATGATCTTTGCCCTGATTTGGATCATCATCATGCGATGGATCGCTGGATTCATGGTCTGGTTCACCATCCTCGCCTTCATCAGCCTGTTTGGATTCTGTGAGTTAATTGTGCAGAACTCTCATCTGCAttgatatttacaatttaacttATTGTAAATCTGAGAGTAATGTGCTGTATGCAGAGTCATTTATGCCCCATGTTATTTTCTCCATTTTACAGTTGCTAATGGCTTTGTCCCATAGTGGTTAAATTCACTCAGACTGGATCATTTGTGTTAAAAGAAAATGACTTGAGAaatggaattcgcccagtcttaaatttgctcGCTGATGACTcaggttgaaaataaaatgggggccaatattttattatgtacacAGTATATACCGGGtatataaataatgtaattatCATCCCTCATCCCTTTCTATTTTAGCGACCGGCTGGACTTTGTACCAGTACTACCAACTAAAGGACACTGACCAAAGCTTTCATATACAGTTTTCCGTCATCCAGATGACCATGTCCAAACCCAAGCTATTCCTGGCTTTTGGTATGCATGCATGATATGCATTAtgcaatactgtggaatcattagaattcgtggtggctcaattttcgtggtatatTTCGAGGGTAGCCCTCGCCCATGAATTCACATCCTAACTAAAActaattattaaagatttagtttacatactgaaactgaaaactgatgcatccacgaaattacaccCCCACGAATCAGCAAAagacccacaatccatgaaaattggcccccatgaaattaaatgattccacagtatgtatttcaaattatattaGCATTGATTATGATTTCAAAGTTctttgaattttacatgtttgtcttttaataaaaagttaTGTTTGAAATTGCTAAAAgacttttaattaattaaagttaaaatttgagAGTGATATCACTGCAGAATATGCATGCATTCATGGAAATAGATGAAGTACGTACGAATACTAGTACTGTACATGCTGCtctgttttaattttgtgaaatttaaatttgtctCAGCCAATTTTGTTACTGGTAGATTACCAATTTTCACCGACATTTTGACATTCATAGGGCTATTAATTCTTGGATTCATTTCTATGAATAATAAAGATCAAAGGCCAATGCTCTCTTTTTCTAGGCATCATATCAGGAATAATCCTACTTATTGCAGTCCTAATCCTACTGTTTCTGTGCTCAAGGATCAGAATTGCTGTCTCACTCATCAAAGAAGGAAGCAGGTACTAAGAAAATCTTGAAATCATCTTTTAATCCAACTTCCAAATCAGCAAtcttcttaatatttttatgtcaaaaattagaaatatgaaATTGCCGTTTCATGAACAAGTTTGAGATTAACATGAATTTCACATAATGAACCTAACAAACTGTTTTTTCAGAGCTGTGGGGACGATGATGTTTACCCTTATTTGTCCCATATTCCCGTTCTTCCTACAGATAGTGGTGATTGGGTTCTGGTTGACTGTAGCTGTGTATCCTTCTTCATCAGTTTGTGCTTAACATACGTGTGTTAGTTTATTCTAAAACTTCAACTAGATAGCTACTAAACGTTagcaactacatgtactaacaatagtcaaattatttaaaattagattCAAAATGCTTTTTATTTATACTATCTCTTAAATGAAGAAATTAAAAGCAATCACTTACTCAATGAAGGCTGTCCATGGAGTTAAAAAACAGAAATCTAAACATGCTACTGTGTCAAATAGAGAATACCTAATAATTAAGATGACTGTGTAGAACCTGCTGGGCCACTGATGTATATggtatatcatataataaaacgcTATGCGGTGATGTCTTTATATAGAGATTACTTACAAGGGTATCAAACATTGTATGTAAATACTTATATAGGCCTCAATCAGATTGTGTTTAGAACTTATAGTGTACTGCCACGCAAGCTTTCCTTTACAAGCTTTCTAGATTTCTGGCATCCACTGGAAGAAACCAAAGTTTTGAATTCAACAACAGCTCTAATTATAAATATCCCAATGGTACCTACGACTATGATAAGATAAAGGGCGCCACATCTCAGTTTTTTGGACAAGCTTGTGACAATGTGAGTTAATCAACTCAAAGAAAAGATATGATCAATGCATCCATTTCAGATTCAGAAAATGTTGAaagtttgaaaaacaatgcaagTAAATAATTAGCTTAAATTTGTATTAAAGCGATATATATCACTTTAGTCATTCAGCGCAGATTACCTGAAAGCCTCAATAAGAACGAAAAAATGCActttaaaccaacttttatttgtgacgattttatttcacaatttactTCTGATAAATTGGTTTGCAACGACTTATGTTTGCGATtaagccttatccagacccgAGTTGTTTTAATAACCATATGACAAGGACTGGTTCGcggtaaaaaatattcatgacgAGGCTTTCGCAAACCTCTTGAAATTTTCTTGTGTGAGAATAAaggttggtttacagtatatatacatgtacgcgTACATGAATGTGCTTGTCCATTTCAATAAggataatttttaatgataaattaggTGTACATGGATGTACAGGTACATGCATTTGTGAATGAGTTTTCTTGATTGACCCTTTTGTGCCATGAATTCATTGATATCAatagttttgttattttaattttcagactTCATTATCGGCCTCCGAGTTTTGTTCCTTTTTAAAGAACCAGGAAGAAAAGTATGTGCTATCCGAAATCAAATTCACCAAGAATTGCACgattattatatttatcaataaatacattaaatataaaagaaaatggagTTAAAAAGGGTTTTTATCGAGGGAAATTTTATATCACCAATGAGGATAAAATAACGTTTACAGCACAGTGTTGTTCGGGAGTACGGTTATGGTTATGTccaactttgcaaaaaaagcaTGGGGACTCAGCTGAGCCCCCCAACCCTCACAAACTCACAGAACCTTGCATAGTagttacatacatatataactATTGTTAGATATAATGAAGCACATGTAcacataaatgtatattaaagtgtttttttgttgtttagtTTTGTCCTCTACTCCCAAATCTTCAACCTCTTCATGATGTTCTGGTTGGTGAACTTTGTGGTTGCTCTGGGACAGATGACTTTGGCTGGAGCCTTCGCTTCTTACTACTGGGCATTCGAGAAGCCGAAAGACATCCCAGCATTCCCAATTCTGAGTTCGCTCTGGCGATGTTTTAggtaaacattaattttaatgaaattagtAATCTGAAAAGAATAATACATAATATAGAGTATACAAGCTGTATAACTGAAGAAAGTGAAGACCTAATAGTATGTCTGTCTTATATTCTGATTAAAATAACCAGTAGTACATTATAATCATCATTAGTTACAATGATTTAGGCTGGTTTCTCTTTGCTAGGTATCACTTGGGGTCCCTGGCTTTTGGGGCTTTAATCATAGCCATAGTACAGATGATCCGCCTTCTTCTTGAGTATGTGGATGCAAAACTAAAGGGAAAGGAAAACCCCGTCGCAAAATTTTTTGTCAAGTGAGTGCAGTTAAAACTGTCATTGTATAGATCATTTTTATAGTGctgattttgaaaaaacaacTTGCAAAAGGACAGCAATAATATTTGTGCACATTTTATTTTCCTGTAGGTGTCTCAAATGCTGCTTCTGGTGCCTTGAAAAATTCCTGAAATTCctgaacaaaaatgcatacATTCTTGTAAGCTAGTGTATCGTTCAAAAAAGCTAAATACTCATGTATTTATGCAATGTACTTGTTGAAGGAAAGATTCTTTATCTAATTCATTATCAGTCATTAATTGTTAAAGGAATTTTTAGAGTATTGAATTACAGATGATTTAGTCcttttgtttctttctattCTACAGATTGCAGCACATGGTAAAAACTTTTGTACTTCAGCAAAGAATGCTTTTATGCTCATCATGAGGAACATTGTCAGGTGAGACAACTTAGGCTTTGGGTGTGCATTattagctacatgtacatcactgAATTGCCCCAAATCTTAACTCAATTCTGGTacagaatctctctctctctctcctgaaaTTGATACTACACCAGTTTTTCTTTAGTTCTCATGCATTAACATTGTATTTTTCACTAAATATTCTCAATTCTAGATCTGCTGCATATACTCCTCAATtcaatttatgttaacatgaCCTAATTAGACTGTATGATATGTAACACCGTTATTTTGACAGAGTGGTGGTGATAGACAAAGTCACAGACTTCCTGCTGTTAATCAGTAAACTGGTGGTGGTGGCATTCGCAGGTAAATACCAGGGAGTCCATTACTCCCAGATGTTTGTCTCTAATTAGAATGAATTTGATTACTGTAGATTtctaattaaacgcaaggaataATTATCTGCATAAAATGGCGAAAAGCACCCTtcgaagattttaaaatctcgcaaTCATTTTCTTAGAGTTAAAAACTATAAGAAACAAAGTGAAAAATTCCACgtttgctttttattttcattgcgatttgatacaaagcAGCAAGATTGCTAAATTAAGTACTCAATTAATATATTAAGGAATTTACTGTATTCAATTTTCTAACTTTTTTCATCCTCTATTACAGCTGCCTCCTCCTACTTCTTTTTTGATGGCAGGATAGAATTCTTGGCTTCCTTCACTCCGTCCCTCAACTTCTACGTAGTCCCTATTGTGGTGAGTACCTTTTGCTTAAAGTATTTTACGGAGTAGTTTTACATTTACAGCTCAATAACTTAAGGCCTCATGGTTTCAATGTATATTTTCAGCTGGTCACACTGGGCTCCTATGTCATAGCTAGCTGTTTCTTCAGTGTATATGAGATGGCTGTGGATACACTGTTCCTCTGCTTCTGTAAGTTTATACTTGAAAAACCATATGAATAGCATTTAGAATAAACTCTCCTAATCAACTTAGTGTACAGCAGATGGACAGCACATCTATCATCTTGCCAACTTGGCAAGATTCTGTTTACCatttagctcatctgagctcATCTAGCTGGGTGGTCAGATTATGCTGACCATGCAAGTGAGCAATACTGCCCATAGACCTCAAAggaattataaacattttgtcTATGCACAAAAAATGTTTGAGATATGACCTTAGTTACCGGTACACATTGGTAGGAGAAAGTGTATCTGTCCCTCATAATCATTCAATGTTCTTACTTGTAGTGGAAGATTTGGAGAGAAATGATGGTTCTGCTGAGAAACCTTACTTCATGAGCAAAGACCTACGCAAAATCCTGGGGAAGAAAAATGTCATTTCACCCAGTGATAAGAAAGAATTCTAATGAAGTCTGTGATAATTAGGCTTGTCCTCATCAAGAAATTCTaatgactttattttttttttgtgatatgcaatttcttattgttatttgttaaaattaatagTTGAGTTTCTGtgcttataaatatataactttttgttaaaaaagaaaagttaacaCGCATTTCCAACCGATCATTTGTATATACACTGATGATTTCTCATGCAATTGTAATAGATTCTAGGTTGCATGTCCCTCAGGTATCAATATATGCATATCAAAGAGAAAATCACTAATCATTATCATTAAGGCATTAGCGCTTCACCATCGATTTGCATTTGCTCTGTGATTTTGAAAAATCAGCCacacttttgatattttaatatgaatCAACAAATTATGACAAAGTGTCAAATTTACCGAGGGGTtgacatttacaaatgtagatATCAGCTAAAGCTTTAAACTTAATGATTTAGTACTGTAGTACGTAACATCAGATCTCTGTCAGAATGGTGAACAACAGCATCATTAAGATCAGTCAGTGGGTGTTTGTGATGAATAAGACAGCTTGGTtatttttgcttaatatttaaTGTTGTCAATGCAATATGTTATGAATTCCTTTGTTTTACTATTATATTTGGAATATATATTTGTACACACATGTACTAAAGAGACCATATTAGTATTACATCTATGTATTAATTGCCAAATGGGTTTAGATTTGCTAACTTTATGATAGATGGGAATAGACTTGGCTAATAGATTTTAATTTAGACTCCCtatatgttattattttttttcctttttccatTCCTTTAAAAAGATCACCTAGTTCCCAATGCAAGAGATCTTGCCAAAAACTGTAATTTAAGGGGGCTTGATGGCTGTGGCTactttagactgtattgatcttcttaagaagaagaactctatataaaaatgttgGAAAATACCCAATTTTCATAGGTAAAAtttatggaatttttctttactaaacaaTAATTTATCTATCAAATCATATCTTGAAATTTTCGGTAGATCTGATGGTAAGtctgttgaccatccagcctcctttaAGTATTACAAGAATGCACACTGAAAtgcaagaaaaacaaactatattATACTCCAAAGTTAACTTGAAATACCTTGAAACTTGCCATTAGTAATGAAGTCTAGCTTCCATGTCATTTTATGAAGACTAATGAGTATAAATTCCTCATTccctattttatttttgtaatttgaaacttttttgtACTGTAGAAGTTATTTTTActgttgttttaattaattggtAATGTTTCTGTTGCTATGTCACAATCAGAGAtcggtttgaaataaaataataattgcaGATCTAAGTTGTTCTTGAAATCAATTTTACTACAATCTTTGCTAACCAAGGGTTTTCAGTCCACTCTGCACCTCATAAATAGAGTGgaccaaaaacccttggctagggAAGATGAATTGATACCGGTAATAAAACTGTAGGTTTTGAGAGTAGTGATTAAAAAAACTCCAAAGCATACGTTTCTGCTTTCCCAATGTACATGCAAGCAAATTGTAAATCCTCTAACTTAGTTGATGCGTTGTTGACCAATTACAAGGCTTGTGAATTCTATAAAACATTTTGGGAATTTTGGCtagaaaaattaattcatagttTCTggggccaaaaaaaatttgaaatataatgcGGCAGACAAGATATTAAAGCAGTATTTAATGCAAGATTTGCAAAGtggaattttcatatttaaaaaatgaagttgTTCCCCTTTTCAATATAGCAATAAAATGAATTGAAGCAGCAGTCTTGCCAGTGTCGAAGTCATTTTGgccaaaatatttaattcagtATTAAGTTCATTCATCATCTTAAATGGTGCAAGAGgattaattataaaatagcCTAAGCagtactgtaaatgtattacattttgcTGTGTATTCTATTAAGCTTCTGCTAAATCAAGTTATTGCTAAAGTCTTGCATACATGAATAAGAATTATGGTTACTTTCAAAAATATGCTACattaacttgttgaaaaatcaatttccaCAAAATATCGTACAGgcaaaatatgatttgttttcagatagttttttgtgaattaataagtaaaaaacaacaaaccaaCTACATTGTTTTCTATAAAGAAACTTTAATAGCAGTCATAGTCCTCATAGTAATTGATGTTTTTTATGTGTATGTTCAAAGTTCTTTGTGAAAAATAGCACAATCAGATTGCTGTATGTGTAGCCTAGCTATCCTTATGATGGTCACTCAATTGTTGTGTAGCTACAGCTAACTAGAATCCTAAAACATGATCACAGTTTCAATGTCCAATCACGAAATATCAGCTGTCAAACTCCAGCTCCGTTCTCATTTCTTCCTGTGTCTGGTCTAACAGCTCCAGAAGTTGGGAATAAAGCACATGATCTCGTCCATGCGTGACCAACAGAATATCTCTTGCCTGGAAGTGAAAGTACAAT
The nucleotide sequence above comes from Magallana gigas chromosome 2, xbMagGiga1.1, whole genome shotgun sequence. Encoded proteins:
- the LOC105322175 gene encoding choline transporter-like protein 2 isoform X1, producing MESKDIELEVPPEDQQESLQDPPPEKARKEGEEEGEDEFDFGPAVYDENLYGKPLTYDKNFKGPIKDRSCTDIICCLLFLIFIVGLVVVAFFAFKYGDPRLLVYPVNSNNEICGYGKQLGKPYLLFFDLVACGRMGMGVFVTGCPTPQICVAACPTENKVIVSLTDTVNDLKYCKDDFDAASSSKSVENILKDEDCAAYWFKSQPLINRCVPSFLIDVLEKGKNLATEISNSNANATDANGNPYNSAVMEGGLSVYGTFLKAKEYGEKIIEDVVTAWWMILIGLILAMIFALIWIIIMRWIAGFMVWFTILAFISLFGFSTGWTLYQYYQLKDTDQSFHIQFSVIQMTMSKPKLFLAFGIISGIILLIAVLILLFLCSRIRIAVSLIKEGSRAVGTMMFTLICPIFPFFLQIVVIGFWLTVAVFLASTGRNQSFEFNNSSNYKYPNGTYDYDKIKGATSQFFGQACDNTSLSASEFCSFLKNQEENFVLYSQIFNLFMMFWLVNFVVALGQMTLAGAFASYYWAFEKPKDIPAFPILSSLWRCFRYHLGSLAFGALIIAIVQMIRLLLEYVDAKLKGKENPVAKFFVKCLKCCFWCLEKFLKFLNKNAYILIAAHGKNFCTSAKNAFMLIMRNIVRVVVIDKVTDFLLLISKLVVVAFAAASSYFFFDGRIEFLASFTPSLNFYVVPIVLVTLGSYVIASCFFSVYEMAVDTLFLCFLEDLERNDGSAEKPYFMSKDLRKILGKKNVISPSDKKEF
- the LOC105322175 gene encoding choline transporter-like protein 2 isoform X5 — protein: MSNKVGDIDEEKPYGKPLTYDKNFKGPIKDRSCTDIICCLLFLIFIVGLVVVAFFAFKYGDPRLLVYPVNSNNEICGYGKQLGKPYLLFFDLVACGRMGMGVFVTGCPTPQICVAACPTENKVIVSLTDTVNDLKYCKDDFDAASSSKSVENILKDEDCAAYWFKSQPLINRCVPSFLIDVLEKGKNLATEISNSNANATDANGNPYNSAVMEGGLSVYGTFLKAKEYGEKIIEDVVTAWWMILIGLILAMIFALIWIIIMRWIAGFMVWFTILAFISLFGFSTGWTLYQYYQLKDTDQSFHIQFSVIQMTMSKPKLFLAFGIISGIILLIAVLILLFLCSRIRIAVSLIKEGSRAVGTMMFTLICPIFPFFLQIVVIGFWLTVAVFLASTGRNQSFEFNNSSNYKYPNGTYDYDKIKGATSQFFGQACDNTSLSASEFCSFLKNQEENFVLYSQIFNLFMMFWLVNFVVALGQMTLAGAFASYYWAFEKPKDIPAFPILSSLWRCFRYHLGSLAFGALIIAIVQMIRLLLEYVDAKLKGKENPVAKFFVKCLKCCFWCLEKFLKFLNKNAYILIAAHGKNFCTSAKNAFMLIMRNIVRVVVIDKVTDFLLLISKLVVVAFAAASSYFFFDGRIEFLASFTPSLNFYVVPIVLVTLGSYVIASCFFSVYEMAVDTLFLCFLEDLERNDGSAEKPYFMSKDLRKILGKKNVISPSDKKEF
- the LOC105322175 gene encoding choline transporter-like protein 2 isoform X3, whose translation is MGSGKSKVEDLDTAKEKKTEKEQGGKPLTYDKNFKGPIKDRSCTDIICCLLFLIFIVGLVVVAFFAFKYGDPRLLVYPVNSNNEICGYGKQLGKPYLLFFDLVACGRMGMGVFVTGCPTPQICVAACPTENKVIVSLTDTVNDLKYCKDDFDAASSSKSVENILKDEDCAAYWFKSQPLINRCVPSFLIDVLEKGKNLATEISNSNANATDANGNPYNSAVMEGGLSVYGTFLKAKEYGEKIIEDVVTAWWMILIGLILAMIFALIWIIIMRWIAGFMVWFTILAFISLFGFSTGWTLYQYYQLKDTDQSFHIQFSVIQMTMSKPKLFLAFGIISGIILLIAVLILLFLCSRIRIAVSLIKEGSRAVGTMMFTLICPIFPFFLQIVVIGFWLTVAVFLASTGRNQSFEFNNSSNYKYPNGTYDYDKIKGATSQFFGQACDNTSLSASEFCSFLKNQEENFVLYSQIFNLFMMFWLVNFVVALGQMTLAGAFASYYWAFEKPKDIPAFPILSSLWRCFRYHLGSLAFGALIIAIVQMIRLLLEYVDAKLKGKENPVAKFFVKCLKCCFWCLEKFLKFLNKNAYILIAAHGKNFCTSAKNAFMLIMRNIVRVVVIDKVTDFLLLISKLVVVAFAAASSYFFFDGRIEFLASFTPSLNFYVVPIVLVTLGSYVIASCFFSVYEMAVDTLFLCFLEDLERNDGSAEKPYFMSKDLRKILGKKNVISPSDKKEF
- the LOC105322175 gene encoding choline transporter-like protein 2 isoform X2 — encoded protein: MGKKEKRDQRYRGSMTESEPVVKETEYGKPLTYDKNFKGPIKDRSCTDIICCLLFLIFIVGLVVVAFFAFKYGDPRLLVYPVNSNNEICGYGKQLGKPYLLFFDLVACGRMGMGVFVTGCPTPQICVAACPTENKVIVSLTDTVNDLKYCKDDFDAASSSKSVENILKDEDCAAYWFKSQPLINRCVPSFLIDVLEKGKNLATEISNSNANATDANGNPYNSAVMEGGLSVYGTFLKAKEYGEKIIEDVVTAWWMILIGLILAMIFALIWIIIMRWIAGFMVWFTILAFISLFGFSTGWTLYQYYQLKDTDQSFHIQFSVIQMTMSKPKLFLAFGIISGIILLIAVLILLFLCSRIRIAVSLIKEGSRAVGTMMFTLICPIFPFFLQIVVIGFWLTVAVFLASTGRNQSFEFNNSSNYKYPNGTYDYDKIKGATSQFFGQACDNTSLSASEFCSFLKNQEENFVLYSQIFNLFMMFWLVNFVVALGQMTLAGAFASYYWAFEKPKDIPAFPILSSLWRCFRYHLGSLAFGALIIAIVQMIRLLLEYVDAKLKGKENPVAKFFVKCLKCCFWCLEKFLKFLNKNAYILIAAHGKNFCTSAKNAFMLIMRNIVRVVVIDKVTDFLLLISKLVVVAFAAASSYFFFDGRIEFLASFTPSLNFYVVPIVLVTLGSYVIASCFFSVYEMAVDTLFLCFLEDLERNDGSAEKPYFMSKDLRKILGKKNVISPSDKKEF